One window of Oryza brachyantha chromosome 12, ObraRS2, whole genome shotgun sequence genomic DNA carries:
- the LOC102715909 gene encoding transcription factor MYB83: MRKPESGAAAAACVGSNAGAAAAAKLRKGLWSPEEDERLVAYMLRSGQGSWSDVARNAGLQRCGKSCRLRWINYLRPDLKRGAFSPQEEDLIVNLHAILGNRWSQIAARLPGRTDNEIKNFWNSTIKKRLKITSSSSASASPATTECASPPEHKLGAVVDAVVVGGGGTTAGQQLDVTAGGAHQDDVGATATATATAHGHHHAAAMKSMWVDSSSSSSSSSSSSMQSRPSIMAAAAVGRSYGGQLLPLPDQVCGVADTPPPFFHDHHSVSTPFKHGSHSHHALFHGGYYGSSGHHGIAMDGSFIGGGGGGDHSNILFSAVSPLLDYPSIEAAAAEDHTMININNNPKTGSISISSNTTAETAATLSSNITDNNSNGNSNIRNSNNNMSSSISLMNSSNMVYWDEGHHHHHQQQQQQHMSRNVMGEWDLEELMKDVSSLPFLDFQVE; this comes from the exons ATGAGGAAGCCGgagagcggggcggcggcggcggcgtgcgtggGGAGCAatgcgggggcggcggcggcggcgaagctgaGGAAGGGGCTGTggtcgccggaggaggacgagagGCTGGTGGCGTACATGCTGCGGAGCGGGCAGGGGTCGTGGAGCGACGTGGCGAGGAACGCCGGGCTGCAGCGCTGCGGCAAGAGCTGCCGGCTCCGGTGGATCAACTACCTCCGCCCCGACCTCAAGCGCGGCGCCTTCTCGCCGCAGGAGGAGGACCTCATCGTCAACCTCCACGCCATCCTCGGCAACCG GTGGTCTCAGATCGCTGCCCGGCTGCCGGGGCGCACCGACAACGAGATCAAGAACTTCTGGAACTCCACCATCAAGAAGCGCCTCAAGatcacctcctcctcgtcggcgtcggcgtctcCGGCGACCACCGAgtgcgcctcgccgccggagcacaagctcggcgccgtcgtcgacgccgtcgtcgtcggcggcggcggcacaacCGCCGGCCAGCAGCTCGacgtcaccgccggcggcgcccacCAAGACGACGTCGGGGCTACGGctacggccacggccacggcgcATGGACACCACCACGCAGCTGCCATGAAGAGCATGTGGGTggactcctcgtcgtcgtcgtcctcctcctcctcctcgtcaaTGCAGAGCCGGCCGTCGataatggcggcggcggcggtgggtaGGAGCTACGGCGGCCAGCTCCTCCCCCTGCCCGACCAAGTCTGCGGCGTCGCtgacacgccgccgccgttcttcCACGACCACCACTCTGTTTCTACCCCGTTCAAGCATGGCTCTCACTCTCACCACGCATTATTTCATGGAGGCTACTATGGATCAAGTGGCCACCACGGGATCGCCATGGATGGAAGCTTcattggaggaggaggaggaggagatcacAGCAACATCCTCTTCAGTGCAGTGTCACCATTACTAGACTACCCCAGCatagaagcagcagcagcagaagaccACACCATGATCAACATCAACAACAACCCTAAAACCGgcagcatcagcatcagcagcaACACAACTGCTGAGACAGCAGCCACACTGAGCAGTAACATCACAGACAACAACAGCAACGGCAACAGCAACATCAGGAACAGTAATAACAACATGAGCAGCAGCATTAGCCTAATGAACAGCAGCAACATGGTCTACTGGGATGAgggtcaccaccaccatcaccaacagcagcagcagcagcacatgaGCAGGAATGTCATGGGAGAGTGGGACTTGGAGGAATTGATGAAAGATGTGTCATCCTTGCCTTTCCTTGATTTCCAAGTTGAATGA
- the LOC102708946 gene encoding dicarboxylate transporter 1, chloroplastic, which translates to MASAAASPLTCHHLGLRPRPRLPSLSLRPRLPSPTTVSSSLASNPLSLPLSRPKPDSHVAVAAARRVRASASAAPAPAPAPAPKAVALQGAAIKPLLATIATGVLIWVVPPPAGVARNAWQLLSIFLATIVGIITQPLPLGAVALLGLGAAVLTRTLTFAAAFSAFGDPIPWLIALAFFFARGFIKTGLGSRVAYAFVSAFGGSSLGLGYALVFAEALLAPAIPSVSARAGGIFLPLVKSLCEACGSRVGDGTERKLGSWLMLTCFQTSVISSAMFLTGMAANPLAANLTAATIGQGIGWTLWAKAAIVPGLLSLVFVPLILYLIYPPEVKTSPDAPRLAKERLAKMGPMSKEEKIMAGTLFLTVGLWIFGGMLNVDAVSAAILGLSVLLISGVVTWKECLGEAVAWDTLTWFAALIAMAGYLNKYGLISWFSETVVKFVGGLGLSWQLSFGVLVLLYFYSHYFFASGAAHIGAMFTAFLSVSSALGTPSLFAAMVLSFLSNIMGGLTHYGIGSAPVFYGAGYVPLAQWWGYGFVISVVNIIIWLGAGGFWWKMIGLW; encoded by the exons atggcctccgccgccgcctcccccctcACCTGCCACCACCTCGgcctccgcccccgcccccgcctcccctccctctccctccgcccccgcctcccctcccccaccaccgtctcctcctctctcgcaTCTaaccccctctccctccccctctcccgccCCAAGCCGGACAGCCATGTCGCTGTCGCTGCTGCCCGCCGCGTGCGTGCctccgcgtcggcggcgccggcgccggcgcctgcGCCAGCGCCGAAGGCGGTGGCGCTGCAGGGGGCGGCAATCAAGCCGCTGCTGGCGACCATCGCGACGGGGGTGCTGATATGGGTGGTGCCCCCGCCCGCCGGCGTGGCGCGCAACGCGTGGCAGCTGCTGTCCATCTTCCTGGCCACCATCGTCGGGATCATCACCCAGCCGCTGCCGCTGGGCGCCGTCGCGCTGCTCGGCCTCGGGGCCGCCGTGCTCACGCGGACGCtcaccttcgccgccgccttctcggCCTTCGGCGACCCGATCCCGTGGCTCATCGCGCTGGCCTTCTTCTTCGCCCGCGGGTTCATCAAGACGGGCCTCGGGAGCCGCGTCGCCTACGCCTTCGTCTCCGCCTTCGGGGGATCCTCCCTCGGCCTCGGCTATGCGCTCGTCTTCGCCGAGGCGCTGCTCGCGCCGGCCATCCCCTCCGtctccgcccgcgccggcggcatCTTCCTCCCGCTCGTCAAGTCCCTCTGCGAGGCCTGCGGCTcgcgcgtcggcgacggcacggAGCGGAAGCTCGGCTCCTGGCTCATGCTCACGTGCTTCCAGACGTCGGTCATCTCCTCCGCGATGTTCCTCACCGGCATGGCGGCCAACCCGCTCGCCGCCAACCTCACGGCCGCGACGATTGGGCAGGGGATCGGGTGGACTCTGTGGGCGAAGGCCGCCATTGTGCCGGGGCTGCTGTCTCTGGTGTTTGTGCCCTTGATACTGTACCTGATCTACCCGCCGGAGGTGAAGACCAGCCCCGATGCGCCTCGCCTCGCCAAGGAGCGGTTGGCGAAGATGGGGCCTATGAGCAAAGAGGAGAAGATCATGGCTGGAACGCTGTTCCTCACG GTCGGTCTTTGGATTTTCGGTGGGATGCTGAATGTGGATGCAGTTTCTGCTGCAATTCTTGGGCTATCTGTCCTCCTGATTTCCGGAGTTGTCACATGGAAAGAGTGTTTGGGTGAGGCTGTGGCATGGGATACCCTTACATGGTTTGCTGCTCTTATTGCAATGGCTGGTTACCTCAACAAATATGGCCTAATCTCTTGGTTCAGTGAGACTGTTGTGAAG TTTGTTGGAGGCCTTGGTCTGTCATGGCAACTCTCATTTGGTGTCTTGGTGCTGCTATACTTCTACTCCCACTATTTCTTTGCCAGTGGCGCAGCGCACATTGGAGCAATGTTCACTGCGTTTTTGTCAGTGTCCAGTGCCTTGGGCACTCCTTCGCTGTTTGCTGCCATGGTTCTCTCATTCCTCTCGAACATCATGGGTGGCCTCACGCATTATGGAATAGGCTCTGCTCCTGTCTTCTATGGTGCTGGCTATGTCCCGCTAGCTCAGTGGTGGGGCTACGGATTTGTCATTTCTGTTGTTAACATCATCATCTGGCTTGGTGCTGGTGGCTTCTGGTGGAAGATGATAGGCTTGTGGTGA